The following are from one region of the Bacillus sp. (in: firmicutes) genome:
- a CDS encoding sporulation protein → MFKIKKSGLLASIMALSTVLAGCAIGGEQAIRQMDTQKPQEVTYVEEDALDQKNSSAEQVENQEENEAEQTVSRELYLLDKNGFVVPQTLPLPKTNEVAKQALEYLVEGGPISELLPNGFRAILPAGTMVNGVNLQKDGTLVVDFSKEFSNYNAEDELKILQALTYTLTQFDTVNKVKIQINGYDQTNMPVNGTPINEGTSRANGINFDNGEVVDVVNSKAVTLYFLGQNGDNTYFVPVTRRIGKNDDAYEATVKELIKGPNVVSGLYTELHKDIALLEKPSYKGGVLTLNFNEGILSSLQGTALSKNILNELVLSLTEHAGVDGVAIKVNGMEKVLNEQGAEIAAPVLRPKSVNTGSF, encoded by the coding sequence ATGTTTAAAATAAAAAAGAGCGGTTTACTAGCATCGATTATGGCCTTATCTACAGTTTTAGCAGGCTGTGCAATCGGTGGTGAACAAGCAATTCGCCAAATGGACACTCAAAAACCACAAGAAGTTACATATGTTGAAGAGGATGCATTAGATCAAAAAAATTCGTCAGCTGAACAAGTTGAAAATCAGGAAGAAAATGAAGCAGAGCAGACGGTATCAAGGGAACTGTATTTGTTAGACAAGAACGGCTTTGTAGTGCCACAGACGCTTCCCTTGCCAAAAACGAACGAAGTAGCAAAACAAGCATTGGAATATCTTGTTGAGGGTGGTCCGATTAGTGAATTACTACCTAACGGCTTCCGGGCTATTTTACCAGCTGGAACAATGGTAAATGGCGTAAATTTACAAAAAGACGGTACGCTTGTCGTCGATTTTTCAAAAGAGTTCTCAAATTATAATGCAGAAGATGAACTGAAAATATTACAAGCCCTTACTTATACTTTAACGCAATTTGATACAGTGAATAAAGTGAAAATTCAAATTAATGGCTATGACCAAACGAACATGCCTGTAAACGGAACACCAATTAACGAAGGCACAAGCCGGGCAAATGGAATTAATTTTGATAACGGGGAAGTCGTCGATGTTGTGAATAGTAAAGCTGTTACGCTTTACTTTCTTGGGCAAAATGGGGACAACACATACTTTGTTCCTGTTACAAGACGAATTGGGAAAAATGATGATGCTTATGAAGCGACCGTAAAAGAATTAATTAAAGGACCAAATGTTGTATCCGGTTTGTACACGGAACTTCATAAAGATATCGCGCTGTTAGAGAAGCCTTCTTACAAAGGTGGTGTACTCACATTAAATTTTAACGAAGGAATTCTTAGTAGCTTACAGGGTACGGCACTTTCAAAAAATATTTTAAATGAGCTTGTCTTATCGCTAACCGAGCATGCTGGTGTTGATGGTGTAGCGATAAAGGTAAATGGTATGGAAAAAGTATTGAATGAACAAGGAGCAGAAATTGCGGCACCTGTTTTGAGACCAAAATCTGTGAATACAGGTAGTTTTTAG
- the rph gene encoding ribonuclease PH — translation MRVDGRKKDELRPIHIDTGYLKHPEGSVLITVGDTKVICTASIEDRVPPFLRGQGKGWITAEYSMLPRATDQRTMRESTKGKVSGRTMEIQRLIGRALRSVVNLDLVGERTIWIDCDVIQADGGTRTASISGSFVAMTLALGKMVERKESKEFPIKAFLAATSVGIDPEFGEILDLNYIEDSKASVDMNIVMTGAGEFVELQGTGEEATFSKKQLQQLLNLGEKGVNEIIALQKVALGELANRIGAK, via the coding sequence TTGAGAGTTGATGGGAGAAAGAAAGATGAATTAAGACCAATACATATTGACACAGGTTATTTGAAGCATCCTGAAGGATCTGTCTTAATAACAGTCGGGGATACAAAAGTAATTTGTACAGCCAGCATTGAGGACCGTGTTCCGCCATTTTTACGCGGGCAAGGAAAAGGGTGGATTACTGCTGAATATTCAATGCTGCCAAGAGCAACAGACCAAAGAACGATGCGTGAATCAACGAAAGGCAAGGTTTCAGGTAGAACGATGGAAATTCAGCGTCTAATTGGCCGCGCCCTTCGCTCTGTTGTAAATCTTGACCTTGTCGGGGAGCGGACAATTTGGATTGACTGTGATGTCATTCAGGCTGATGGGGGAACGAGAACAGCTTCCATCTCAGGTTCTTTTGTGGCGATGACGCTTGCTCTTGGGAAAATGGTAGAGAGAAAGGAGAGTAAGGAATTTCCGATCAAAGCCTTTCTCGCTGCAACTTCGGTTGGAATTGACCCGGAATTTGGGGAAATATTAGACTTAAACTATATCGAAGATTCAAAAGCGAGTGTTGATATGAATATTGTCATGACAGGAGCTGGTGAATTTGTTGAGCTTCAAGGAACAGGAGAGGAAGCTACTTTTTCAAAAAAACAGCTACAGCAATTACTGAACCTTGGGGAAAAGGGAGTCAATGAAATAATTGCACTCCAAAAGGTAGCACTGGGTGAATTAGCGAATAGAATAGGAGCGAAGTGA